Within the Opitutaceae bacterium TAV5 genome, the region GGTTTTCGAAGTCGGGATGCACTTCCGGGTCGAGCACCACGCCGCCGGGCGGGGGCGTGAGGCCGGCTTCTTCCAGCGCCCAGAGGTAGCCCCGGTATTCATCGGTGACGGCGGGGATGTTGGCGTAGTTGGCGAGAAAGCCGATGCGGCGCATCCCGCGCTCGATCAGGTGGCGTGTCACGGTGCAGGCCGCGTGGAAGGCGTCCACGATGATCGTGGGGCTGCCGATGGCGGGAAGGCTGACTTCGGTGAGGACGATCGGAAGGCGCGAGGCAATGAGAGCGCGTGAAAAATTGACGACGTCTTCGGGGGTGGGCAGGAGCGGGAAAACCACGGCGCCCTTGACGTCGAACTCGGAGAGGCGGCCAACGAATTCCATCTCCTTCTGATAATCGGTGCCGCTGGGCAGCATGACGATGCGGCGTCCGGCTTTGCGGCCGGCGTCTTGAAATCCTTTGAGCGTGCGCCAGATGCCGTCGTGCTGATCGCTGGGATAAATGAAAGCGAAGGCATCGAGTTCGATTTCAGGACGGGAGGCGGACGGGGTGCTGCGCAGGACGCGGGTGCCGGTTTTGGTACGACGCTCGACAAGACCGGCGTGGACAAGCTGGGCAATGGCCTTGCTGACCGTGGACCGACTGCAGCCGAATTCGGCAGCCAGTTCAATTTCGGTGGGTATTTGACTGCCAATTGACCAGTGGCCGTCTGCAATCCGGTTCCTGAGGGTGGAAAAAATATTATCGAGCTTGGAGTGAGTCTCGGCAGGGTTCATTTGATAGCCAAAATTCTATTTTGGTAGTCAAATGCAAGCCGATTTTTTGAACATCGTTATTTCTGATGCGTGGCACCCATGTGATCGCTGCTCTTGAGGGATATAAATCAGCGTGCCGCCAGCCAGCAAAGGAGGAAGAGGAGGCAGGCGAGCAGGTCGCAGAGGGCGCCGGGGAGGAGCAGTTTGCCGAGCGGCGTTGTCCGCCGGCGCAGGACGAGCAGGCCGAAGGCGAGTTTTTCGGCGCCGACGGCGAGGAGCAGCGGGTGGCGGACCGTCGCATCGCGCGCGGCCCAGAAGAGCAGGAGGCCGCAGATCACGACCAGCACGCCCCAGTGACGCAGGACGAGCCAGCCACCCGCGCCAAATGTATCGGCCGGCAGACGACGCGCGAAGACCGTCCGCGGGGCAAGGGCGGCGACGCCTGCGACCAGCGTAAGCGCGGCGATGGCGAAGAGGATCAGGTGGATGGCGGATTCACTCATGATCGGAAGCG harbors:
- a CDS encoding transcriptional regulator is translated as MNPAETHSKLDNIFSTLRNRIADGHWSIGSQIPTEIELAAEFGCSRSTVSKAIAQLVHAGLVERRTKTGTRVLRSTPSASRPEIELDAFAFIYPSDQHDGIWRTLKGFQDAGRKAGRRIVMLPSGTDYQKEMEFVGRLSEFDVKGAVVFPLLPTPEDVVNFSRALIASRLPIVLTEVSLPAIGSPTIIVDAFHAACTVTRHLIERGMRRIGFLANYANIPAVTDEYRGYLWALEEAGLTPPPGGVVLDPEVHPDFENPLRESTDLGHRLLASANNTLDAVVCANDYLALGCLYAARERGLQAPRDLRLASCNDYGLTGPDGLTLTTYKIPREEIGRRSFEMLDQIVSRKPLIHHEETVRGTLIAGHSSA